In one Bordetella pertussis 18323 genomic region, the following are encoded:
- a CDS encoding SDR family oxidoreductase — protein sequence MISLPYLQRFALSGQVALVTGSARGLGLRIAQALAGSGAHVLINGRDAHAVEAAVSDLRQQGLRASAQPFDVSDEQAMEQAFARIDAEHGRLDILVNNVGARNRKPLAETSPAEIRAMMDTNLIAGILLARLAAQSMMRQRYGRLIAITSVAGELARANDAVYPAAKQGLTGMMRALAVEFGGHGITSNAIAPGAFATETNAAIANDPQAGAAMAARNPTGRWGDPEEIAGAAVFLASPAASYVNGHVLVVDGGLSVQF from the coding sequence ATGATCTCCCTACCGTATCTGCAACGCTTCGCCCTGTCCGGCCAGGTGGCCTTGGTCACCGGCTCGGCGCGCGGCCTGGGGCTGCGCATCGCGCAGGCACTGGCCGGCAGCGGCGCGCATGTACTGATCAACGGCCGCGACGCGCACGCCGTCGAGGCCGCCGTGTCGGACCTGCGCCAGCAGGGCCTGCGCGCCAGCGCGCAGCCGTTCGACGTATCCGACGAGCAAGCCATGGAGCAGGCCTTCGCGCGCATCGACGCCGAACACGGCCGGCTCGACATCCTGGTCAACAATGTCGGGGCTCGCAACCGCAAGCCGCTGGCCGAGACCAGCCCCGCCGAAATCCGCGCCATGATGGACACCAACCTGATCGCCGGCATCCTGCTGGCGCGGCTGGCCGCCCAGAGCATGATGCGCCAGCGCTATGGCCGCCTCATCGCCATCACCTCGGTGGCAGGCGAACTGGCGCGCGCCAACGACGCCGTCTATCCGGCCGCCAAGCAGGGCCTGACCGGCATGATGCGCGCCCTGGCCGTGGAGTTCGGCGGCCACGGCATCACCAGCAACGCCATCGCGCCTGGCGCGTTCGCCACCGAGACCAACGCGGCAATCGCCAACGACCCGCAGGCCGGCGCGGCCATGGCGGCGCGCAACCCCACCGGCCGCTGGGGCGATCCCGAAGAGATCGCCGGCGCGGCCGTCTTCCTGGCCTCGCCGGCGGCCTCGTATGTCAACGGCCACGTGCTGGTGGTCGACGGAGGGCTGTCCGTCCAGTTCTGA
- a CDS encoding DNA topoisomerase III: MNKTLIIAEKPSVALDISRALGGFAREGDYFESDRYVLASSIGHLLSLVAPNDPVKGKWSFTHLPVIPPAFELGPTDKKSAERLKLLVRLAKRKDVDAIINACDAGREGELIFRYIVQFAGVKKPIQRLWLQSMTQQAIRDAFANLRDDEQLKPLEAAARSRAEADWLVGINGTRAMTAFNSKDGGFFKTPVGRVQTPTLAIVNERENRIRSFVSRDYWEVHATFVAAAGLYEGRWIDPAFRKDERDPEKRESRLWSLAAAQSVVAACRAQSGSVTEESKPSTQMSPALYDLTSLQREANGRFGFSAKTTLALAQTLYERHKALTYPRTDSRYLPEDYINTVRQTMQVLAQGDSNAVGALSRHADTVLAQNWVKPNRRIFDNKKVSDHFAIIPTLQVPRDLSEAEGKLYDLVLKRFLAVFFPAAEYRVTTRLTEVQGHRFKTEGKVLVTPGWLAVYGKEAQGEDANLVPVADGETVRAEDVEAVGLATKPPARYNEATLLSAMEGAGKLVDDEELREAMSERGLGTPATRAAIIEGLLNEAYLRRDGRDLVPTAKARQLMALLSGLDVSELTSPELTGEWEHKLKQIEQGALDRAAFMREIAQMTQVIVKRAKEYERDTVPGDYATLQTPCPKCGGVVKENYRRFACTQCDFSIGKHPGGRTFELPEVEELLAKREIGPLQGCISKMGRPFAAILRISGEYKLEFDFGQNDEEDNEAVDFSGHTPVGACPKCSARVFEHGMSYVCEKLVGLQKSCDFRSGKVILQQEISREQMEKLLTAGRTDLLDGFVSSRTNRKFKAFLVRQPDGKVGFEFEPRGDKPGRPGAAAKKAAGKTATKTAAKAPAKTAAKKAVKKAAPKKAATKTAAKKAAKKSAA; encoded by the coding sequence ATGAACAAAACGTTGATTATTGCCGAGAAACCCTCGGTGGCCCTGGATATATCACGCGCCTTGGGAGGCTTTGCGCGCGAGGGCGACTATTTTGAAAGCGATCGTTACGTGCTGGCTTCCAGTATCGGACATTTGCTCAGTCTGGTGGCGCCCAACGACCCGGTCAAGGGCAAATGGAGCTTCACGCACCTGCCGGTGATCCCGCCCGCCTTCGAACTGGGACCGACCGACAAGAAATCGGCCGAGCGCCTCAAGCTGCTGGTACGGCTGGCCAAGCGCAAGGATGTCGACGCCATCATCAACGCCTGCGACGCCGGGCGCGAAGGCGAACTGATCTTCCGCTACATCGTCCAGTTCGCCGGCGTGAAAAAGCCGATCCAGCGCCTGTGGCTGCAATCGATGACGCAGCAGGCGATCCGCGACGCCTTCGCCAACCTGCGCGACGACGAACAGCTCAAGCCGCTGGAGGCCGCCGCGCGCTCGCGCGCCGAGGCCGACTGGCTGGTGGGGATCAACGGCACGCGCGCCATGACCGCCTTCAACAGCAAGGACGGCGGCTTTTTCAAGACGCCGGTCGGCCGGGTGCAGACGCCCACGCTGGCCATCGTCAATGAACGCGAAAACCGCATCCGTTCGTTCGTCTCGCGCGACTACTGGGAAGTGCACGCCACCTTCGTGGCGGCCGCCGGCCTGTACGAAGGCCGCTGGATCGACCCCGCATTCAGGAAAGACGAGCGCGATCCGGAAAAGCGCGAGTCGCGCCTGTGGTCGCTGGCCGCCGCGCAAAGCGTGGTGGCGGCCTGCCGCGCCCAGAGCGGCAGCGTCACCGAGGAATCCAAGCCCTCGACGCAGATGTCGCCGGCGCTGTACGACCTCACCTCGCTGCAGCGCGAGGCCAACGGCCGCTTCGGCTTCTCGGCCAAGACCACCCTGGCGCTGGCGCAGACGCTGTACGAGCGGCACAAGGCGCTGACCTACCCGCGTACCGATTCGCGCTATCTGCCCGAGGACTACATCAACACCGTGCGCCAGACCATGCAGGTCCTGGCGCAGGGCGATTCCAACGCCGTCGGCGCCCTGTCGCGCCATGCCGATACGGTACTCGCGCAAAACTGGGTCAAGCCCAACCGGCGCATCTTCGACAACAAGAAGGTGTCCGATCACTTCGCCATCATCCCCACGCTGCAGGTGCCGCGCGACCTGAGCGAAGCCGAAGGCAAGCTGTACGACCTGGTGCTCAAGCGCTTCCTGGCGGTGTTCTTCCCGGCCGCCGAGTACCGCGTCACCACGCGCCTGACCGAAGTGCAGGGCCACCGCTTCAAGACCGAGGGCAAAGTGCTGGTCACCCCCGGCTGGCTGGCCGTCTACGGCAAGGAGGCCCAGGGCGAGGACGCCAACCTGGTGCCGGTGGCCGACGGCGAGACCGTGCGCGCCGAGGACGTCGAAGCGGTCGGCCTGGCGACCAAGCCGCCGGCGCGCTACAACGAAGCCACGCTGCTGTCGGCGATGGAAGGCGCCGGCAAGCTGGTCGACGACGAAGAGCTGCGCGAGGCCATGTCCGAGCGCGGCCTGGGTACGCCGGCCACCCGCGCGGCCATCATCGAAGGCCTGCTCAACGAGGCGTACCTGCGCCGCGACGGGCGCGACCTGGTCCCCACGGCCAAGGCGCGCCAGCTGATGGCGCTGCTTTCGGGGCTGGACGTCTCCGAACTCACCTCGCCCGAACTCACCGGCGAGTGGGAGCACAAGCTCAAGCAGATCGAGCAGGGCGCGCTGGACCGCGCCGCCTTCATGCGCGAGATTGCCCAGATGACCCAGGTCATCGTCAAGCGCGCCAAGGAGTACGAACGCGACACCGTGCCGGGCGATTACGCCACGCTGCAAACGCCTTGTCCCAAGTGCGGCGGCGTGGTCAAGGAAAACTATCGCCGCTTCGCCTGCACCCAGTGCGATTTCTCGATCGGCAAGCATCCGGGCGGACGCACCTTCGAACTGCCCGAGGTCGAAGAATTGCTGGCCAAGCGCGAGATCGGCCCGCTGCAGGGGTGCATCAGCAAGATGGGCCGCCCGTTCGCCGCCATCCTGCGCATCAGCGGCGAGTACAAGCTGGAGTTCGACTTCGGCCAGAACGACGAGGAAGACAACGAAGCCGTCGACTTCTCCGGCCACACGCCCGTGGGCGCCTGCCCGAAATGCAGCGCGCGCGTCTTCGAGCACGGCATGAGCTACGTGTGCGAGAAATTGGTCGGCCTGCAGAAAAGCTGCGACTTCCGCTCGGGCAAGGTGATCCTGCAACAGGAGATCTCGCGCGAGCAGATGGAAAAGCTGTTGACCGCCGGCCGCACCGACTTGCTCGACGGTTTCGTCTCCAGCCGGACCAACCGCAAGTTCAAGGCCTTCCTGGTGCGCCAACCCGACGGCAAGGTAGGCTTCGAATTCGAGCCGCGCGGCGACAAGCCCGGCCGCCCCGGCGCGGCGGCCAAGAAGGCGGCAGGCAAGACCGCCACCAAGACGGCGGCCAAGGCGCCTGCCAAGACCGCGGCCAAGAAGGCCGTCAAGAAAGCCGCCCCCAAGAAGGCGGCCACCAAGACCGCCGCCAAGAAGGCCGCCAAGAAATCGGCTGCCTGA
- a CDS encoding ABC transporter permease, whose amino-acid sequence MSSDSPLPDALRDGVRRRLRVTAWQLLILALILGAWEGLTRVPWFVQNTIFDPFFISQPSRVAQRLWQWMQPGPQSVWPHLWLTLQATLLGLAVGVGSGFVVGLALSRSRMLADVFNPFIVAFNSMPRIAFVPLITMFFGLGMASKVVTSWFVVFFLVFFNTYKGGRSVERELVDFCRTLGGSPRQILWRVRIPTAAAWTFAALPNAISFALIGVVLAEFVGSTTGMGYLMITALATLNATDMFAAVTLLSVVGIVLVYCVTWLERRLLHWAPEFRD is encoded by the coding sequence ATGTCCTCCGATTCCCCGCTCCCGGACGCGCTGCGCGATGGCGTGCGGCGCCGCCTGCGCGTCACGGCATGGCAGCTGCTCATCCTGGCGCTCATCCTGGGCGCCTGGGAAGGCCTGACGCGCGTTCCCTGGTTCGTGCAGAACACGATCTTCGATCCCTTCTTCATCAGCCAGCCCTCGCGCGTGGCGCAGCGCCTGTGGCAATGGATGCAACCCGGACCGCAATCGGTCTGGCCGCACCTGTGGCTGACGCTGCAGGCCACGCTGCTCGGCCTGGCGGTTGGCGTGGGCAGCGGCTTCGTGGTCGGCCTGGCGCTGTCGCGCAGCCGCATGCTGGCCGATGTGTTCAACCCGTTCATCGTGGCCTTCAATTCGATGCCGCGCATCGCCTTCGTTCCGCTGATCACGATGTTCTTCGGGCTGGGCATGGCCTCCAAGGTCGTGACTTCGTGGTTCGTGGTGTTTTTCCTGGTGTTCTTCAATACCTACAAGGGCGGCCGCAGCGTCGAACGCGAGCTGGTGGACTTCTGCCGCACCCTGGGCGGCTCGCCGCGCCAGATCCTGTGGCGCGTGCGCATCCCGACCGCCGCGGCCTGGACCTTCGCGGCGCTGCCCAACGCCATCAGCTTCGCGCTCATCGGCGTGGTGCTGGCCGAATTCGTCGGCTCGACCACCGGCATGGGCTACCTGATGATCACCGCGCTGGCCACGCTGAACGCCACCGACATGTTCGCGGCCGTAACGCTGCTCTCCGTCGTCGGTATCGTCCTGGTGTACTGTGTAACGTGGCTCGAGCGTAGACTATTGCACTGGGCCCCGGAATTCCGTGACTGA
- a CDS encoding ABC transporter substrate-binding protein gives MTALRSPRGATRRRFLAGSGALMAVGLAGSRLSWAQPALGRVAYGQGSIDPFFAAGYVALKQGYFAADELEVEYLNSQSGPRTNQLLAAGQIVFGATAATAAPALTLAGKPAALVFGFDRKLTYANIIVRRADYESGKIRTLADLAGKRVGATQPQSSTWLMALYLMQKAGVADKVDIRPLGDLATMLGALKTGSVSASMATLSMMEQAVQEGWGMPIFDATTEASWQEFMGGDVPGIAALTLQDTIQKRPEVVQAFVGALVKAQDFISANSAAAVTDLIYDDYLNAYARPVIEKTIGLYQQTVFLRDNIITEDAYARMTAIMGDGRQFSNEELKKVPYSACVDMRFVRKARGL, from the coding sequence ATGACTGCACTCCGTTCCCCCCGCGGCGCCACGCGGCGGCGCTTCCTGGCCGGCAGCGGCGCCCTGATGGCCGTGGGCCTGGCGGGCTCGCGCCTGTCCTGGGCGCAGCCGGCGCTGGGCCGGGTTGCCTACGGCCAGGGCAGCATCGATCCGTTCTTCGCCGCGGGATACGTGGCGCTGAAGCAGGGCTATTTCGCCGCGGACGAGCTGGAGGTGGAATACCTGAACTCGCAAAGCGGTCCGCGCACCAACCAATTGCTGGCCGCCGGGCAGATCGTGTTCGGCGCCACCGCGGCCACCGCCGCGCCGGCGCTGACGCTGGCCGGCAAGCCGGCCGCCCTGGTGTTCGGGTTCGACCGCAAGCTGACCTACGCCAACATCATCGTGCGCCGGGCCGACTACGAAAGCGGCAAGATCCGCACGCTTGCCGACCTGGCCGGCAAGCGCGTGGGCGCGACGCAGCCGCAATCGAGCACCTGGCTGATGGCGCTGTACCTGATGCAGAAGGCCGGCGTGGCCGACAAGGTCGATATCCGCCCGCTGGGCGACCTGGCCACCATGCTGGGCGCGCTGAAGACCGGTTCGGTATCCGCCTCGATGGCAACGCTGTCGATGATGGAACAGGCCGTCCAGGAAGGCTGGGGCATGCCCATCTTCGACGCCACCACGGAAGCCTCGTGGCAGGAGTTCATGGGCGGCGACGTGCCCGGCATCGCCGCGCTGACGCTGCAGGACACCATCCAGAAACGCCCGGAAGTGGTGCAGGCCTTCGTCGGCGCCCTGGTCAAGGCGCAGGATTTCATCAGCGCCAACAGCGCGGCCGCCGTCACCGATCTGATCTACGACGACTACCTCAACGCCTACGCGCGGCCGGTCATCGAGAAGACCATAGGGCTGTACCAGCAAACGGTTTTCCTGCGCGACAACATCATCACCGAGGACGCCTACGCGCGCATGACCGCCATCATGGGCGACGGCCGCCAGTTCTCCAACGAGGAGCTGAAGAAGGTGCCGTACAGCGCCTGCGTGGACATGCGATTCGTGCGCAAGGCCCGGGGCCTGTGA
- the gluQRS gene encoding tRNA glutamyl-Q(34) synthetase GluQRS: MARRPVLARHRIDFRNRVNYIGRFAPSPSGPLHAGSLVAALASWLDARAHHGLWRLRIEDVDTPRTVPGAAGVIMDQLRALHLHWDGEIMWQSRRGAAYQQAFDALAARGLIYGCGCTRREIADSALRGTAGVDGERPYPGTCREGLPAGRQARAWRVRVPPGVETFVDRWLGPQQQDVAAAVGDFALRRADGLWAYQLAVVVDDADQGVTDVVRGADLLGSTARQRVLGRLLGLAPPRVMHVPLIVDPTTGLKLSKQNGAPALDCSQPLRMLQQAWSGLGFAPLAAATPEAFLQAATAQWAQRFGMRHATVPAGPKAD, from the coding sequence ATGGCGCGCCGGCCCGTGCTGGCGCGCCATCGCATTGATTTCCGGAACCGCGTGAATTACATCGGCCGCTTCGCCCCCAGCCCCAGCGGGCCGCTGCATGCCGGCTCGCTGGTCGCGGCGCTGGCCAGCTGGCTGGACGCCCGCGCCCATCATGGCCTGTGGCGCCTGCGCATCGAGGACGTCGACACGCCGCGCACCGTGCCCGGCGCGGCCGGCGTCATCATGGATCAGCTGCGGGCCCTGCACTTGCATTGGGACGGCGAGATCATGTGGCAGTCGCGGCGCGGCGCGGCTTACCAGCAGGCATTCGACGCCCTGGCCGCGCGCGGCCTGATCTACGGCTGCGGCTGCACCCGGCGCGAGATCGCCGACTCGGCGCTGCGCGGCACGGCTGGCGTCGATGGCGAACGCCCGTATCCCGGCACGTGCCGCGAGGGCCTGCCCGCGGGCCGCCAGGCGCGTGCCTGGCGGGTGCGCGTGCCGCCCGGCGTCGAGACCTTCGTCGATCGCTGGCTGGGGCCACAGCAACAGGACGTGGCGGCCGCGGTCGGCGATTTCGCCCTGCGCCGCGCCGACGGCCTGTGGGCCTACCAATTGGCGGTGGTGGTGGACGACGCCGACCAGGGCGTCACCGACGTGGTGCGCGGCGCCGACCTGCTGGGCTCGACCGCACGCCAGCGCGTGCTGGGACGGTTGCTGGGCCTGGCCCCGCCGCGCGTCATGCATGTGCCTCTGATCGTCGACCCGACCACGGGCCTGAAACTATCGAAGCAGAATGGCGCGCCGGCGCTCGATTGCAGCCAGCCGCTGCGCATGCTGCAGCAAGCCTGGAGCGGCCTGGGCTTCGCGCCCCTGGCGGCAGCCACGCCCGAGGCATTCCTGCAGGCGGCCACCGCACAATGGGCGCAACGTTTCGGCATGCGCCACGCCACCGTGCCGGCCGGTCCTAAAGCGGATTGA
- a CDS encoding GDYXXLXY domain-containing protein: MQVDTHQQAGSELYAWRQFLGRATLWLGVVLLGSAVVCWVAANWPAMTKIQRFAGAQGLLALSAVIAAWVAWRLREATGVRRHGVGALLVLAGLFLGALLALLGQTYQTGADTWELFAWWALLLLPWALAGASQALWLLWALILNVAVALWLGERLLSWWWSLSGAGFPAPVLAALNLAMLACWEWVAHHRHVSTRVGPRVLALLAQGVLVAALLFDFGALADLASATGIAWIATTLGMGFYYQQVRRDLVILALLAAAMICVSLRVVGAWLLELEPGVWAALPLAGLLMAEAVWAVRWLRRLGEQSTRAAVDAEPAGASAGNGLDPAEAGAPVLELAPEDARGAAETPWYVHGLLGLSAWLATWLLLLFVAASGIVASKEGALVAGLGLCIVAVTVLRTDSGPFWRQCATAMGFAGQILVMVGLWDSASFASACFFILALGAVVYALTPDLLLRFLSGWMIALAGAGLIWRGLTPGMGDKQLLGLLLEFDALRAAFVWLPVAVVGAWGAAVAFSLGHRWSRIRPQQLDPLGWALALAVQSMVWLAGGVTAMQLRALWALHPSTAVLTVAGVLLPVAVALSVLWPRRRQLTAGMLWGVPLALLVLALFWLPSPGVAFALAWLLLGFGLHKPRLTMLGVISLLAYLMIYYYQLQIPLLDKALWLAGGALLLFLGRLLVWLVPQWMRTAAPATRAPMGPPSRSLRWRVALVLAGLAVTLAVVNGNIWQREALLAKGRVAILELAPVDPRSLMQGDYMALRFAAGEDIERWRNDRPADGQDAAAFAHIDGYVVLAPDERGVARPVRIQEQAAPRDGNEIVLRYRLRASGVRLVTNAYFFPEGEQQRYQRARYGEMRVDDRGTGLLVRMLGEDLNPL; the protein is encoded by the coding sequence ATGCAAGTCGATACTCACCAACAGGCGGGTTCGGAGCTGTACGCATGGCGTCAGTTCCTGGGGCGCGCGACCCTGTGGCTGGGGGTCGTGCTGCTGGGCAGCGCGGTGGTTTGCTGGGTGGCGGCCAACTGGCCGGCCATGACCAAAATCCAGCGATTCGCGGGGGCGCAGGGCTTGTTGGCGCTGTCGGCCGTGATCGCCGCCTGGGTGGCCTGGCGCCTGCGCGAGGCCACCGGGGTACGCCGCCATGGCGTCGGCGCATTGCTGGTGCTGGCAGGCCTGTTCCTGGGGGCGTTGCTGGCCTTGCTGGGTCAAACTTACCAGACTGGCGCCGATACCTGGGAACTGTTCGCCTGGTGGGCGCTGTTGCTGCTGCCATGGGCGCTGGCCGGCGCCAGCCAGGCGCTCTGGCTGCTTTGGGCACTGATACTCAATGTAGCCGTGGCGCTCTGGCTAGGTGAGCGCTTACTATCATGGTGGTGGTCGTTGTCCGGGGCGGGATTTCCCGCGCCGGTGCTGGCGGCCCTGAACCTGGCCATGCTGGCCTGCTGGGAATGGGTGGCGCATCACCGCCACGTCAGCACGCGGGTCGGCCCGCGCGTACTGGCGCTGCTGGCGCAAGGCGTGCTGGTGGCGGCCCTGCTGTTCGATTTCGGCGCCCTGGCCGACCTGGCCTCGGCCACCGGAATCGCCTGGATCGCCACGACGCTGGGCATGGGTTTCTACTATCAGCAGGTGCGGCGCGACCTGGTCATCCTGGCCTTGCTGGCGGCGGCCATGATCTGCGTATCGCTGCGGGTGGTCGGCGCCTGGCTGCTGGAACTGGAGCCCGGCGTGTGGGCGGCGCTGCCGCTGGCCGGGCTGCTGATGGCCGAGGCGGTCTGGGCGGTGCGTTGGCTGCGCCGGCTGGGCGAGCAGTCCACCCGGGCCGCGGTCGACGCCGAGCCCGCGGGCGCCTCGGCCGGCAATGGGCTCGACCCGGCCGAAGCCGGCGCTCCAGTGCTGGAGCTGGCGCCGGAGGACGCCCGTGGCGCGGCCGAGACGCCCTGGTACGTGCATGGCCTGCTGGGACTGAGCGCCTGGCTGGCCACCTGGCTGCTGCTGCTGTTCGTGGCCGCGTCGGGCATCGTCGCCAGCAAGGAAGGGGCGCTGGTGGCCGGCCTGGGCCTGTGTATCGTGGCGGTGACGGTGCTGCGCACCGACTCGGGCCCGTTCTGGCGCCAGTGCGCCACGGCGATGGGCTTTGCGGGCCAGATCCTGGTGATGGTGGGGCTATGGGACAGCGCCTCGTTCGCCAGCGCGTGCTTCTTCATTCTGGCCCTGGGCGCGGTGGTCTATGCCCTCACGCCGGATCTCCTGCTGCGCTTTCTGAGCGGCTGGATGATCGCCCTGGCCGGCGCCGGGCTGATCTGGCGCGGGCTCACCCCCGGCATGGGCGACAAGCAACTGCTGGGCCTGCTGCTGGAGTTCGACGCGCTGCGCGCTGCATTCGTATGGCTGCCCGTGGCCGTGGTCGGCGCCTGGGGCGCGGCGGTCGCGTTCAGCCTGGGCCATCGATGGTCGCGCATCCGGCCGCAGCAGCTCGACCCGCTGGGCTGGGCGCTGGCGCTGGCGGTGCAATCGATGGTGTGGCTGGCGGGCGGCGTGACGGCCATGCAGTTGCGGGCCCTCTGGGCGCTGCACCCCTCCACCGCCGTGTTGACGGTCGCCGGCGTCCTGCTGCCCGTGGCGGTTGCGCTGTCGGTGCTGTGGCCGCGCCGCCGCCAGCTGACCGCCGGCATGCTCTGGGGCGTCCCGCTGGCCTTGCTGGTACTGGCGCTGTTCTGGTTGCCCAGCCCGGGCGTGGCCTTCGCGCTGGCGTGGCTGCTGCTGGGTTTCGGCCTGCACAAGCCGCGCCTGACCATGCTGGGCGTGATCAGCCTGCTGGCCTACCTGATGATCTACTACTACCAGTTGCAGATCCCGCTGCTGGACAAGGCGTTGTGGCTGGCCGGCGGCGCCCTGCTGCTGTTCCTGGGCCGGCTGCTGGTGTGGCTGGTGCCGCAATGGATGCGCACCGCTGCCCCGGCGACGCGCGCGCCCATGGGGCCGCCGTCGCGCTCCCTGCGCTGGCGGGTGGCCCTGGTGCTGGCCGGGCTGGCCGTGACCCTGGCCGTCGTCAACGGCAATATCTGGCAGCGCGAAGCCTTGCTGGCCAAGGGCCGGGTGGCGATCCTGGAGCTGGCCCCGGTCGATCCGCGTTCGCTCATGCAGGGCGACTACATGGCGCTGCGATTTGCCGCGGGCGAGGATATCGAACGCTGGCGCAACGACAGGCCGGCCGACGGGCAGGACGCCGCCGCGTTCGCCCACATCGATGGCTACGTCGTACTGGCTCCCGACGAGCGCGGCGTGGCGCGCCCGGTGCGCATCCAGGAGCAGGCCGCGCCGCGCGACGGCAACGAGATCGTGCTGCGTTATCGCCTGCGCGCCAGCGGCGTGCGCCTGGTGACCAACGCCTATTTCTTTCCGGAAGGCGAGCAGCAGCGCTACCAGCGCGCGCGCTACGGCGAGATGCGCGTGGACGACAGGGGGACCGGCCTGCTGGTGCGCATGCTGGGCGAGGATCTCAATCCGCTTTAG
- a CDS encoding ABC transporter ATP-binding protein, producing the protein MIELEHVGKVYQARNATVHAVGEVSLRIDDGEFVAIVGPSGCGKSTLLNMIAGFLPPTTGTVRVAGAPVAGQVPPALGYIFQKDTLLPWFNVRKNVALGLRFQGVDSARIARRVDELLELGHLSGFANAYPHQLSGGMRRRVALLMSLAVEPRILLLDEPFGALDTHTKTHLHRELGEIWRKLGQTIVMVTHDLDEAITLADRVVVLSGPPSRVLLDERIAIAHPRDVFTLRDTPQFTAHMRSLLAVLGQQFRNAA; encoded by the coding sequence ATGATCGAGCTCGAGCACGTCGGCAAGGTCTACCAGGCCCGCAATGCCACCGTGCACGCCGTAGGCGAGGTCAGCCTGCGCATCGACGATGGCGAGTTCGTCGCCATCGTCGGCCCGTCCGGCTGCGGCAAGAGCACGCTGCTGAACATGATCGCGGGCTTCCTGCCGCCCACCACCGGCACGGTCCGCGTCGCCGGCGCGCCGGTGGCCGGCCAGGTTCCGCCGGCGCTGGGCTACATCTTCCAGAAAGACACCCTGCTGCCCTGGTTCAATGTGCGCAAGAACGTGGCGCTGGGCCTGCGGTTCCAGGGCGTGGACAGCGCGCGCATCGCCCGGCGCGTGGACGAACTGCTGGAGCTCGGGCACCTGAGCGGTTTTGCCAACGCCTATCCGCACCAGTTGTCCGGCGGCATGCGCCGCCGCGTTGCGCTGCTGATGAGCCTGGCCGTCGAGCCACGCATCCTGTTGCTGGACGAACCCTTCGGCGCGCTCGACACCCACACCAAGACCCATCTGCATCGCGAGCTGGGCGAGATCTGGCGCAAGCTGGGCCAGACCATCGTCATGGTCACGCACGACCTGGACGAGGCGATCACGCTGGCCGACCGGGTCGTCGTCCTGTCGGGCCCGCCCAGCCGCGTGCTGCTCGACGAGCGCATCGCCATCGCCCACCCGCGCGACGTCTTCACGCTGCGCGACACGCCGCAGTTCACCGCGCATATGCGCAGCCTGTTGGCCGTCCTGGGCCAGCAGTTCCGCAACGCCGCCTGA